Proteins encoded by one window of Maliibacterium massiliense:
- the purF gene encoding amidophosphoribosyltransferase, whose product MRLPLPEPFALIKPRQDRMPEECGVFGAYDTEGADVVDLLYYGLYALQHRGQESAGIAVADGASMRYYKNNGLVTDCFDQDHLDEALGSGHIGIGHVRYSTAGDGQVVNAQPLVVHFRSGDLALAHNGNLVNADALRQELEACGHLHQTTVDSEVIANLIARRADEDVVQALIDTSRQLRGSYALVMLTRDKLIAMRDPLGIRPLVLGRVDSTYMVASESCAFDTVGGELIRDVKPGELIVIDKDGLHSIQTETPLHSDLCIFEFVYFARTDTQMDGISVYQVRERAGRLLARQCPAEADLVVGVPDSAIPAAIGFAKESGIPYGEGLAKNRYVGRTFIQPRQSMREEAVKIKLNALRKNVQGKSIVLVDDSIVRGTTSRKIVELLRSAGAKKIHMRISSPPVTSPCFFGIDIATSEQLIGAAHSVEQIQNMIGADSLGYLSLENLLKTVEGSGCGFCKGCFDGAYPMDIAQARKHCPHLSER is encoded by the coding sequence ATGCGTCTGCCGCTGCCAGAACCATTTGCACTGATCAAACCGCGCCAGGACCGCATGCCCGAGGAGTGCGGCGTATTCGGCGCCTACGATACCGAGGGCGCGGACGTGGTGGACCTGCTCTACTACGGGCTCTACGCCCTGCAGCACCGCGGCCAGGAGAGCGCGGGCATTGCGGTTGCAGACGGCGCAAGTATGCGCTATTACAAAAACAACGGCCTGGTGACCGACTGCTTTGACCAGGACCATCTCGACGAGGCCCTGGGCAGCGGGCACATCGGCATCGGGCATGTGCGCTACTCCACCGCGGGCGACGGCCAGGTGGTCAATGCCCAGCCGCTGGTGGTGCACTTCCGCTCGGGCGACCTTGCGCTGGCGCACAACGGCAATCTGGTCAACGCGGACGCGCTGCGCCAGGAGCTGGAGGCGTGCGGCCATCTGCACCAGACCACCGTGGACAGCGAGGTGATCGCCAACCTCATCGCCCGCCGCGCGGACGAGGACGTGGTGCAGGCGCTCATCGACACCTCGCGCCAGCTGCGCGGCTCCTACGCCCTTGTGATGTTGACGCGCGATAAGCTCATCGCCATGCGCGACCCGCTGGGCATCCGCCCCCTGGTGCTGGGCCGCGTAGACAGCACCTACATGGTGGCCTCGGAGAGCTGCGCCTTTGACACGGTGGGGGGCGAGCTGATCCGCGACGTCAAGCCGGGCGAGCTGATCGTCATCGACAAGGACGGCCTGCACAGCATCCAGACCGAGACGCCGCTGCACTCGGATTTGTGCATCTTTGAATTCGTCTACTTTGCCCGCACCGATACGCAGATGGACGGCATCAGCGTCTACCAGGTGCGCGAGCGCGCCGGGCGGCTGCTCGCCCGCCAGTGCCCCGCCGAGGCGGATCTGGTGGTGGGCGTGCCCGATTCGGCCATCCCCGCGGCCATCGGTTTTGCCAAGGAATCAGGCATCCCCTACGGGGAGGGCCTGGCCAAAAACCGTTATGTGGGCCGCACCTTCATCCAGCCCCGCCAGAGCATGCGCGAGGAGGCGGTCAAGATCAAGCTCAACGCGCTGCGCAAGAACGTGCAGGGCAAGTCCATCGTGCTGGTGGACGACTCCATCGTGCGGGGCACCACCTCGCGCAAGATCGTGGAGCTGCTGCGCTCAGCGGGCGCCAAAAAGATTCACATGCGCATCTCTTCGCCGCCGGTGACCTCGCCCTGCTTCTTCGGCATCGATATCGCCACCAGCGAGCAGCTCATCGGCGCGGCCCACTCCGTGGAGCAGATTCAGAACATGATCGGCGCCGACAGCCTGGGTTATCTGTCGCTGGAGAACCTGCTCAAAACCGTGGAGGGCTCCGGCTGTGGCTTCTGCAAGGGATGCTTTGACGGCGCCTACCCCATGGATATTGCGCAGGCGCGCAAACACTGCCCCCACTTGAGCGAACGATAA
- the purC gene encoding phosphoribosylaminoimidazolesuccinocarboxamide synthase: MNLQKKEQLYEGKAKKVFATDNPAYVIVDYKDDATAFNGIKRGTIVGKGVVNNRMSNHMFQLLEKEGVPTHFVEQISDRETIVYRVEIVPVEVIVRNIAAGSLSKRLGLPEGTKLKSTVLEYCYKDDELGDPMINDYHIAAMGIATRREMEQIADYALRVNDFMRGYLKEHNVDLIDFKLEFGRKDGSILLADEISPDTCRFWDATTGEKLDKDRFRRDMGGVEDAYQEMLRRLMGEEA, translated from the coding sequence ATGAATCTGCAAAAGAAGGAACAACTCTACGAGGGTAAGGCCAAAAAAGTGTTCGCCACCGACAATCCGGCTTACGTGATCGTGGATTATAAGGACGATGCCACCGCATTTAACGGCATCAAGCGCGGTACCATTGTGGGCAAGGGCGTTGTTAACAACCGCATGAGCAACCACATGTTCCAGCTGCTGGAAAAAGAGGGCGTGCCCACGCATTTTGTGGAGCAGATCTCCGATCGGGAAACCATCGTCTACCGCGTTGAGATTGTGCCGGTGGAGGTCATCGTGCGCAACATCGCTGCGGGCAGCCTCTCCAAGCGCCTAGGCCTGCCTGAGGGCACAAAGCTCAAGAGCACGGTGCTGGAGTACTGCTATAAGGACGACGAACTGGGCGACCCCATGATCAACGATTATCACATCGCCGCGATGGGCATTGCCACCAGGCGGGAGATGGAACAGATCGCCGACTACGCGCTGCGCGTCAACGACTTTATGCGCGGCTATCTCAAGGAGCACAACGTGGATCTGATCGACTTTAAGCTGGAGTTCGGCCGCAAGGACGGCAGCATCCTGCTGGCGGACGAGATTTCGCCGGATACCTGCCGCTTCTGGGATGCCACCACGGGCGAAAAGCTGGATAAGGATCGTTTCCGCCGCGATATGGGCGGCGTGGAGGACGCCTACCAGGAGATGTTGCGCCGCCTGATGGGGGAGGAAGCATGA
- the purD gene encoding phosphoribosylamine--glycine ligase encodes MKVLVVGGGGREHALVWKLKQSAYAPELYCAPGNAGIAKGATCVPIAAADVAGMVAWAKENGMDFVVVAPDDPLALGMVDALEAAGIPTFGPRKDAARIEASKVFAKELMRKYNIPTARATVFDDADAARAYIREQGAPIVVKADGLALGKGVIVAMTEREALDAVDLIMEQRAFGAAGARVLVEQYITGPEVSVLCFTDGRHIVPMVSAQDHKRALDGDAGKNTGGMGAFAPTPKYTPEMAEIVERTIMRPTIDAMAAEGCPFCGVLYFGLMLTKDGPMVLEYNARFGDPETQVVLPLLDGDLLDIMMKVRAGALDQAQIAWRDQTAVVVVLASGGYPDAYEKGKPIVGLEQAGNMPGVMVFHAGTAHKDGRIVTDGGRVLGVTALGADMRDARTKAYAAVAMIDFDAVQYRSDIGRKK; translated from the coding sequence ATGAAGGTACTGGTAGTGGGCGGCGGCGGCCGCGAGCACGCCCTGGTATGGAAATTGAAACAGAGCGCCTATGCGCCCGAGCTCTACTGCGCGCCGGGCAATGCCGGCATCGCAAAGGGGGCCACGTGCGTGCCCATCGCGGCTGCGGACGTTGCGGGCATGGTGGCCTGGGCAAAGGAAAATGGCATGGACTTTGTGGTGGTCGCGCCTGACGACCCGCTGGCGCTGGGCATGGTGGACGCGCTGGAGGCGGCAGGCATCCCCACCTTCGGCCCGCGCAAAGACGCGGCCCGCATCGAGGCGAGCAAGGTGTTCGCCAAGGAGCTGATGCGCAAGTACAACATCCCCACCGCGCGCGCGACGGTATTTGACGATGCGGACGCGGCCCGCGCCTACATCCGGGAACAGGGCGCGCCCATCGTAGTCAAGGCGGACGGCCTGGCCCTGGGCAAGGGTGTGATCGTGGCCATGACCGAGCGGGAGGCACTCGATGCGGTGGATCTGATCATGGAGCAGCGCGCATTCGGCGCGGCGGGGGCGCGCGTGCTGGTGGAGCAGTATATCACCGGTCCGGAGGTTTCGGTGCTCTGCTTTACCGATGGCAGGCACATCGTGCCCATGGTATCGGCGCAGGACCACAAGCGCGCCCTGGATGGCGATGCGGGCAAAAACACCGGCGGTATGGGCGCATTTGCACCCACGCCCAAGTACACGCCCGAGATGGCTGAGATCGTGGAGCGCACCATCATGCGCCCCACCATCGACGCTATGGCCGCCGAAGGCTGCCCGTTTTGCGGCGTACTCTATTTTGGTCTTATGCTTACAAAGGACGGACCCATGGTGTTGGAATACAACGCGCGCTTCGGCGATCCCGAGACGCAGGTGGTGCTGCCCCTGTTAGACGGCGATCTACTGGACATTATGATGAAGGTGCGCGCGGGCGCGCTCGATCAGGCGCAGATCGCCTGGCGCGATCAGACCGCCGTGGTGGTGGTGCTGGCCTCGGGTGGCTATCCGGACGCGTACGAAAAGGGCAAGCCCATCGTGGGGCTGGAGCAGGCGGGCAACATGCCCGGCGTGATGGTGTTCCACGCGGGCACGGCGCATAAGGACGGCCGCATCGTCACAGACGGCGGGCGGGTGCTGGGCGTCACCGCGCTGGGCGCGGACATGCGCGACGCGCGCACCAAGGCCTATGCCGCGGTGGCTATGATCGACTTTGACGCGGTGCAGTACCGCAGCGACATTGGGCGCAAGAAATAG
- the purH gene encoding bifunctional phosphoribosylaminoimidazolecarboxamide formyltransferase/IMP cyclohydrolase has protein sequence MAIKRALISVSDKTGIVDFARALGALGVEILSTGGTARVLEEAGIPTTAVSDITGFPECLDGRVKTLHPAIHAGLLAMRGNPQHMAQLKALGIAPIDLVVINLYPFRATIAKAGVTLEEAIENIDIGGPTMLRAAAKNWQDVAVLVDPADYAPVLDMLRAGGVSREEHLRLAYKVFAHTASYDALIQDYLRQQLGIGLPETLTLTYEKAQDLRYGENPHQQARFYRELGKLDGTLAAARQLHGKELSYNNIADTNGALELLREFDQTAVIGVKHANPCGVGVADTVYEAWCKAYEADPVSIFGGIVVTNRTLDVKTAEAIHKIFIEIVVAPSYEPEALEILKGKKNIRLLELPTINAPLPAGAWDMKRVAGGMLVQDVDGVLLDEDALTCPTKRKPTEKEMADLRLAWKIVKHAKSNGIAIAKDGQSLGIGPGQVNRIWATEEAIARSGGKVRGAALASDAFFPFDDCVKAAAAAGISCIIQPGGSVRDADSIAACDAAGIAMVFTGMRHFKHS, from the coding sequence ATGGCAATCAAACGGGCTTTGATCAGCGTTTCCGATAAGACGGGCATTGTGGATTTCGCGCGCGCGCTGGGCGCGCTGGGCGTGGAGATCCTCTCCACCGGCGGCACCGCCCGCGTGCTGGAGGAAGCGGGCATCCCCACCACCGCGGTCAGCGACATCACCGGCTTTCCGGAGTGCCTCGACGGCCGGGTAAAGACCCTGCACCCCGCCATCCACGCGGGGCTGCTGGCCATGCGCGGCAATCCGCAGCACATGGCGCAGCTCAAAGCGCTGGGCATCGCGCCCATTGACCTTGTGGTGATCAACCTCTACCCCTTCCGCGCCACCATTGCCAAGGCGGGCGTGACGCTGGAGGAGGCCATTGAAAACATTGATATCGGCGGCCCCACCATGCTGCGCGCTGCGGCCAAGAACTGGCAGGACGTGGCGGTGCTGGTGGATCCGGCGGACTACGCGCCGGTGCTGGACATGCTGCGCGCGGGCGGGGTGAGCCGAGAGGAGCATCTGCGCCTTGCCTACAAGGTGTTTGCGCACACCGCCAGCTACGACGCGCTGATTCAGGATTACCTGCGCCAGCAGCTGGGCATCGGCCTGCCCGAGACGCTGACGCTCACCTATGAGAAGGCGCAGGATCTGCGCTACGGCGAGAACCCCCACCAACAGGCGCGCTTCTACCGCGAGCTGGGCAAGCTGGATGGCACGCTTGCGGCCGCCCGCCAGCTGCACGGCAAGGAGCTTTCCTACAACAACATCGCCGATACCAACGGCGCGCTGGAGCTGCTGCGCGAGTTTGACCAGACGGCGGTCATCGGCGTCAAGCACGCCAACCCCTGCGGCGTGGGCGTGGCAGATACCGTCTACGAGGCATGGTGCAAGGCCTATGAGGCGGATCCGGTGTCCATCTTCGGCGGCATTGTGGTGACCAACCGCACATTGGATGTCAAGACAGCCGAGGCTATCCACAAAATATTCATCGAAATCGTTGTGGCGCCTTCCTATGAACCCGAGGCGCTGGAGATTCTCAAAGGCAAAAAGAATATCCGTCTGCTGGAGCTGCCAACCATCAACGCCCCGCTGCCCGCGGGCGCGTGGGATATGAAGCGCGTGGCCGGCGGCATGCTGGTGCAGGATGTGGATGGCGTGCTGCTGGACGAGGATGCGCTTACCTGCCCCACCAAGCGCAAGCCCACGGAAAAGGAGATGGCGGACCTGCGCCTGGCCTGGAAAATCGTCAAGCACGCCAAGTCCAACGGCATCGCTATCGCCAAGGACGGCCAGTCGCTGGGCATCGGGCCCGGGCAGGTCAACCGCATCTGGGCGACCGAGGAGGCCATCGCGCGCTCGGGCGGCAAAGTGCGCGGCGCGGCCCTTGCAAGCGACGCGTTCTTCCCCTTTGACGATTGCGTCAAGGCGGCCGCCGCGGCAGGCATCTCCTGCATCATCCAGCCGGGCGGCTCGGTGCGCGACGCGGATTCCATCGCGGCCTGCGATGCGGCGGGCATCGCCATGGTGTTTACCGGCATGCGCCACTTCAAACATTCATAA
- the purN gene encoding phosphoribosylglycinamide formyltransferase: MKRIAVLASGGGTNLQAVIDACADGRIQGSVACVIYNRKAAYARVRAQQAGIPAIYINKLQYASAEAMDEALCACLKAHGAEIVVLAGYLEILGAGTVAAYRNRIVNTHPALIPAFCGMGFHGLHVHQAVLDYGAKVSGCTIHFADEGADTGPILLQEAVPVLQDDTAETLAARILPVEHRLLVHGVALLCADKVRVQGRHVYVAETGVQAHGF; the protein is encoded by the coding sequence ATGAAACGCATCGCAGTGCTCGCCTCGGGCGGGGGCACCAACCTGCAGGCCGTCATCGACGCCTGCGCGGACGGCCGCATCCAGGGAAGCGTCGCCTGTGTGATCTACAACCGCAAGGCGGCCTACGCACGAGTGCGCGCGCAGCAGGCAGGCATCCCCGCCATCTACATCAACAAATTGCAGTACGCCTCTGCCGAGGCCATGGACGAGGCGCTGTGTGCCTGCCTCAAGGCGCACGGCGCGGAAATCGTGGTGCTGGCGGGTTATCTGGAGATACTGGGCGCAGGGACGGTGGCAGCCTACCGCAACCGCATCGTCAACACCCATCCCGCGCTCATCCCCGCGTTCTGCGGCATGGGTTTTCATGGGTTGCACGTGCACCAGGCGGTGCTGGACTACGGCGCCAAGGTTTCGGGCTGCACCATCCACTTTGCCGACGAGGGCGCCGATACCGGCCCCATCCTGCTGCAGGAGGCGGTGCCGGTGCTGCAGGACGATACGGCAGAGACGCTGGCCGCGCGCATACTGCCGGTGGAACACCGGCTGCTGGTGCACGGCGTGGCGCTGCTGTGCGCGGATAAGGTGCGCGTGCAGGGACGGCACGTGTACGTGGCGGAGACGGGCGTGCAAGCACATGGATTTTAG
- the purE gene encoding 5-(carboxyamino)imidazole ribonucleotide mutase: protein MAKVGIVMGSASDAPVVQKAVDTLKGFGVQAEVRVLSAHRTPGEAAAFAKGASDAGIEVIIAAAGKAAHLPGVLAAYTTLPVIGLPIKSSFLDGMDSLLSMVQMPSGIPVATVAVNGADNAALLAVQILAIKYGDLAQKLAAHKEDMARKVLASDAKMKEELA, encoded by the coding sequence ATGGCAAAGGTAGGTATCGTCATGGGCAGCGCGTCCGACGCGCCCGTGGTACAAAAGGCTGTGGACACGCTCAAGGGTTTCGGTGTGCAGGCGGAGGTGCGCGTGCTCTCCGCCCACCGCACGCCCGGGGAGGCGGCGGCGTTTGCCAAGGGCGCATCGGACGCGGGCATCGAGGTGATCATCGCCGCGGCGGGCAAGGCGGCGCACCTGCCCGGGGTGCTTGCGGCCTACACCACGCTGCCCGTCATCGGGCTGCCCATCAAGTCGTCCTTCCTGGACGGCATGGACTCGCTGCTTTCCATGGTGCAGATGCCAAGCGGCATCCCCGTGGCCACCGTGGCGGTGAACGGCGCGGACAACGCGGCGCTGCTGGCCGTGCAGATACTGGCCATCAAATACGGCGACCTTGCGCAAAAGCTCGCCGCGCACAAAGAGGACATGGCCCGCAAGGTGCTTGCGAGCGACGCAAAGATGAAGGAGGAGCTGGCATGA
- the purM gene encoding phosphoribosylformylglycinamidine cyclo-ligase, translating into MDYKQAGVDVEAGYEAVRLMKRHVAATLNARVLGGLGSFGGFYDIADMGLAHPVLVSGTDGVGTKLKLAFVLDRHDTVGIDCVAMCVNDIACQGARPLFFLDYLACGKLVPAQAERIVSGVATGCKMCGCALIGGETAEMPGFYPQGEYDLAGFAVGIVDKDKIVDGARIQAGDALVGLHASGVHSNGFSLVRKLVGETREALDSYVPSLGRTWGEALLAPTRIYVNTALSLLERFDVRGMAHITGGGFIENIPRMLPAGLGAHIDLGSWDIPPLFTLLQELGSIPQRSIFNTLNMGVGMVLAVPAAQADAVLRAARELGEGADIIGAVTQKSGEVTFG; encoded by the coding sequence ATGGATTACAAACAGGCCGGTGTGGACGTGGAGGCGGGCTACGAGGCGGTACGCCTGATGAAGCGGCACGTGGCCGCCACCTTAAACGCGCGCGTGCTGGGGGGCCTGGGCTCCTTCGGCGGGTTTTACGATATTGCCGATATGGGCCTGGCGCATCCGGTGCTGGTCTCCGGCACCGACGGGGTGGGCACCAAGCTCAAGCTCGCCTTTGTGCTGGACAGGCACGATACTGTGGGCATCGACTGCGTGGCGATGTGCGTCAACGACATCGCTTGCCAGGGCGCGCGGCCGCTGTTTTTTCTGGACTACCTCGCCTGCGGCAAGCTGGTGCCTGCGCAGGCGGAGCGGATCGTATCGGGCGTGGCCACGGGCTGCAAAATGTGCGGCTGCGCGCTCATCGGCGGCGAGACCGCCGAGATGCCCGGCTTCTATCCGCAAGGGGAGTACGATCTGGCCGGCTTTGCGGTGGGCATTGTGGATAAGGACAAAATCGTGGACGGCGCCCGCATCCAGGCAGGGGACGCGCTGGTGGGCCTGCACGCAAGCGGCGTGCACTCCAACGGCTTTTCCCTGGTGCGCAAGCTGGTGGGCGAGACGCGCGAAGCGCTCGATTCCTATGTGCCTTCGCTGGGCAGGACGTGGGGCGAGGCGTTGCTTGCGCCCACGCGCATCTACGTAAACACCGCCCTTTCGCTGCTGGAACGCTTTGACGTGCGCGGCATGGCGCACATCACCGGCGGCGGGTTTATCGAGAACATCCCCCGCATGCTGCCCGCGGGCCTGGGCGCGCACATCGATCTGGGCAGCTGGGATATCCCGCCCCTGTTTACCCTGTTGCAGGAGCTGGGGAGTATCCCCCAGCGCAGCATCTTCAACACCCTCAACATGGGCGTAGGCATGGTGCTGGCCGTGCCCGCCGCGCAGGCGGACGCCGTGCTGCGCGCGGCACGCGAGCTGGGCGAGGGCGCGGACATCATCGGCGCGGTGACGCAAAAGAGCGGGGAGGTCACGTTCGGATGA